The Fortiea contorta PCC 7126 genome has a segment encoding these proteins:
- a CDS encoding TonB-dependent siderophore receptor: protein MKLDKLFPSLLLAGAVVVAIATPARSEKAPDKSTFNKPLRGGAALLAQSPTPEVVQITGVKANPSNKGVEVILQTTQGEKLQITNRSTGNSFIADVAGGQLRLPSGEAFTFRSEKPIAGITEVTVTNIDANTVRVTVVGEQTLPTIELFDEDSGLVFAIASTATATQPPAESEAPASQPSDASDAPIELVVTGEQDKYGADNASSATRTDTPLRDIPQAIQVIPQQLLEDQKAQRLADALQNVAGVTPQNSSINSFDQFLIRGFSGESTRNGLRDTTNEVSSVLSNVERIEVLKGPASVLYGQGSPGGTINIITKQPLSTPFYSLSATIGSYNLYQGALDFSGPINDTKTVLYRLNASIQKSDSFVDFANIDNSFIAPALTWLIGKNTTLSLAAEYLNTEQKNYTGLPAKGTVLPNPNGQISLNRFTGEPSDFYKRSVFRIGYDFEHRFSENWKLQNAFRASFRTYDLLNTFSTGLSEDGRFLNRGGVRSQAENGGQFRDVYNLDNYIVGKFNTGSIKHQLVAGFNLSRDEFRNRLALFSLAPLDLFNPIYNNSRFNTRNLAENVTKSEVLGIYLQDQISLTDNFKVLLGGRFDIANQSFENLSNSSSNSFKQDEVFSPRIGIVYQPIKPISLYASYSKSFQQVIGSGLDNQLFKPEKGTQYEVGIKADFTEKISSTLAFYELTRSNVLTTDASGLFSIQTGEQRSRGIELNITGEVLPGWNVIASYAYTDAKITRDNDFPIGNKLNNVPANALSLWTTYEIQNSNLRGLGFGLGLFYVDERQGDLENSFKIPSYIRTDAAIYYRRDNFKVALNIKNLFDITYFETANSDTRVFYGQPLTVQGTISWQF from the coding sequence ATGAAGTTAGATAAATTGTTTCCCAGTCTGCTGTTGGCAGGTGCAGTTGTTGTGGCGATCGCCACTCCTGCTAGAAGTGAGAAAGCTCCAGATAAATCTACATTCAACAAACCCCTTCGAGGTGGTGCAGCATTACTCGCACAGTCGCCAACACCAGAAGTGGTACAAATTACAGGAGTAAAAGCTAATCCCAGCAACAAAGGTGTCGAGGTAATTTTACAGACGACTCAAGGAGAAAAACTACAAATTACCAACCGCAGTACGGGTAATAGTTTTATCGCAGATGTAGCTGGCGGCCAGTTGCGTTTACCGTCGGGTGAAGCTTTTACATTTCGTTCTGAGAAACCAATCGCGGGAATTACTGAGGTAACAGTTACAAATATTGATGCAAATACTGTGCGAGTCACAGTGGTGGGTGAGCAGACTTTACCAACAATTGAGTTGTTTGATGAGGATTCAGGGTTGGTGTTTGCGATCGCATCTACTGCAACTGCAACACAACCACCCGCAGAAAGTGAGGCTCCGGCCAGTCAACCATCAGATGCAAGTGACGCACCCATTGAACTAGTAGTAACAGGTGAGCAAGACAAATACGGCGCTGATAACGCCAGCAGTGCAACCCGAACAGACACACCTTTGCGCGACATTCCGCAAGCCATACAAGTAATTCCCCAGCAATTGCTAGAAGATCAAAAAGCGCAACGCTTGGCTGACGCACTGCAAAATGTCGCAGGTGTAACACCGCAAAATTCCTCAATAAATTCCTTCGATCAATTTCTTATTCGAGGTTTTAGCGGCGAAAGCACAAGAAACGGTTTGAGGGATACAACCAACGAAGTCAGTTCTGTACTTAGTAATGTCGAACGTATAGAAGTCCTCAAAGGTCCGGCTTCTGTACTTTATGGACAAGGTTCCCCAGGTGGCACAATTAACATCATCACAAAGCAGCCTCTAAGCACACCTTTTTATAGTTTGTCAGCCACAATCGGCAGCTACAATTTATATCAAGGCGCTCTAGATTTTTCTGGTCCAATCAACGATACCAAAACAGTCCTATATCGGCTGAATGCTTCAATTCAAAAATCGGATAGTTTTGTTGATTTTGCGAATATAGATAATTCCTTTATTGCACCTGCTTTGACTTGGCTGATAGGTAAAAACACCACACTATCATTAGCAGCAGAGTATTTAAATACCGAACAGAAGAATTATACGGGATTGCCTGCTAAAGGTACTGTTTTACCAAATCCCAACGGTCAAATTTCCCTGAACCGATTTACTGGAGAACCTTCAGATTTCTACAAACGTAGTGTTTTTCGTATAGGATATGACTTTGAGCATCGTTTTAGTGAAAATTGGAAGCTACAAAACGCTTTTCGAGCATCATTCCGCACTTACGATTTATTGAATACTTTTTCTACTGGTTTATCAGAAGATGGTCGTTTTCTTAACAGAGGTGGTGTTAGGTCACAAGCAGAAAATGGTGGTCAATTTAGAGATGTCTACAACTTAGATAATTATATTGTTGGCAAATTTAATACTGGCAGTATTAAACACCAATTGGTTGCAGGGTTCAATTTATCTAGAGACGAATTTAGAAACCGTTTAGCTTTATTTTCGTTAGCTCCACTGGATTTATTTAACCCAATTTACAATAACTCTCGATTTAATACAAGAAATCTAGCTGAAAATGTCACTAAATCAGAGGTTTTAGGTATCTACCTCCAAGATCAAATTTCCTTGACAGATAATTTCAAAGTACTTTTAGGTGGGCGGTTTGATATTGCTAACCAAAGTTTTGAAAATTTATCTAATTCATCAAGTAATAGTTTTAAACAAGACGAAGTATTTAGTCCCAGGATAGGTATAGTTTATCAACCAATCAAACCTATTTCCCTTTATGCTAGCTACAGTAAGTCGTTTCAACAAGTTATAGGTTCAGGATTAGATAATCAACTTTTTAAACCAGAAAAAGGTACTCAGTATGAAGTAGGTATCAAAGCAGATTTTACAGAGAAAATTTCGTCAACTCTGGCTTTTTATGAACTAACTCGCTCTAATGTTTTAACTACCGATGCATCAGGACTTTTTTCTATTCAAACAGGAGAGCAAAGAAGTAGAGGAATTGAGTTAAATATCACTGGAGAAGTTTTGCCAGGATGGAATGTTATTGCTTCCTATGCTTATACAGATGCCAAAATTACTCGGGATAATGATTTTCCTATTGGTAATAAACTCAATAATGTGCCGGCAAATGCTTTGAGCTTATGGACTACCTATGAAATTCAAAATAGTAATTTACGAGGGTTAGGCTTTGGCTTAGGGCTATTTTATGTGGATGAACGACAGGGAGACTTAGAAAATTCTTTTAAAATACCCAGCTATATCCGCACAGATGCTGCGATTTATTACAGAAGAGATAACTTCAAAGTAGCACTGAATATCAAAAACTTATTTGATATTACTTATTTTGAAACGGCTAACAGTGACACACGTGTTTTTTATGGTCAACCTTTGACTGTGCAGGGAACAATTTCTTGGCAGTTTTGA